From Primulina huaijiensis isolate GDHJ02 chromosome 15, ASM1229523v2, whole genome shotgun sequence, one genomic window encodes:
- the LOC140959265 gene encoding uncharacterized protein has protein sequence MAPFEALYGRKCRSLICWEDVGERHMSMPEFIQEMKEKVEMIRKRMKAAQDRETSYANKRRRPLEFQVGDQVFLKVSPFCGTMRFGRKGKLAPRYIGPYMIVERIGTLAYRLDLPQNPSHVLRTDEVELDSSLSYVEHPVQILDRKEKRLRNKTIPLVMVQWNRHGREEATWELEAKMRQ, from the exons ATGGCACCATTTGAGGCCTTGTACggcaggaagtgtagatctctgATATGCTGGGAAGATGTAGGAGAACGACATATGTCAATGccagaatttattcaagaaatgaaAGAGAAGGTTGAAATGATCAGAAAAAGAATGAAAGCAGCTCAAGATCGTGAAACTAGTTATGCTAATAAAAGGCGTAGGCCTTTAGAATTTCAGGTTGGCGATCAGGTTTTCTTGAAAGTATCACCATTTTGTGGTACTATGAGATTTGGGCGTAAAGGGAAGCTAGCTCCGCGTTATATTGGTCCGTATATgattgttgagaggattggcacGTTGGCTTATCGTTTAGACTTGCCGCAGA atccttctcatgttttGAGGACTGATGAGGTGGAGTTGGACAGTTCCCTTAGCTATGTTGAGCATCCAGTGCAAAtccttgatcgtaaagaaaaacgaCTCAGGAATAAGACGATTCCACTGGTTATGGTGCAGTGGAATAGACATGGGAGAGAAGAAGCTACATGGGAATTAGAGGCTAAGATGCGCCAATAA